Within the Deinococcus sp. Leaf326 genome, the region GGCCGACGGGGAACTGACCTCTCAGCATTGGCCCGTCAGCGCAGTGGCGACGTCCTCCAGCAGATTCCGCTTGATCACATCAAGCCCCAAGCGGATTTCAACCCGCGGGGACGCGTCAATCCGAACGCCTTTGAGCCAGAGCGGTTGGCTGGTCTCGCACAGTCCATCCGGGAAGACGGTGTATTGCAACCTCTTCTGGTCCGGCCACTTCCCGGCCAGCCAGGGCAGTACACCCTGATTGCCGGTGAGCGTCGGTGGCGCGCTTCACAACTCAACGCAGCGGAAGACATCGCTGCTGGTCGTCCTGTGCAGCGGCCGACCATCTCTGCGCTGGTTCGTGACCTCAATGACCAGCTGGCTCTTGAATTGGCCGTTGTCGAGAATGCCCAGCGTGAAGATCTTGACCTAGTCGAAGAGTCTCTGATCGGTCTTGAGCTTCTGAAACAGCGCACCGGTATGTCTGACGAGCAACTGCGCGCGCATCTGGTGACGGTTCGGAAGGATCCTGCGCTGGATCAGTTTGAGGTCGACATGTATCTTCGCCGCTTGTATGGAACTGGCGTCAGTGTCTGGTCGCAAAAACGCGTCAAGGTACTGGATCTGACGGATGAAGAAAGAGCAGCAGTCATGGAGCGCCGTATTCCTTTTC harbors:
- a CDS encoding ParB/RepB/Spo0J family partition protein, which codes for MNKPPAQLQMGRRGTDLSALARQRSGDVLQQIPLDHIKPQADFNPRGRVNPNAFEPERLAGLAQSIREDGVLQPLLVRPLPGQPGQYTLIAGERRWRASQLNAAEDIAAGRPVQRPTISALVRDLNDQLALELAVVENAQREDLDLVEESLIGLELLKQRTGMSDEQLRAHLVTVRKDPALDQFEVDMYLRRLYGTGVSVWSQKRVKVLDLTDEERAAVMERRIPFQVAIELIKATGSQRQHLLERAIEEKLSAADLRRLIQQPVASSSLASQVQATRKLLPKLEKLQGQAAKRAEELLGELQKLINSK